The DNA region GGCCACATCACGGTCAGGGAAGCAGCTCTAAGTTTAGACCTGAGTGAACGCCAGGTTAAACGTCTAAAAAAAGGAGTGATGGAAGAAGGCCCGGAGTTTCTGATCCATAAAAATACTGGCCGTTCACCCAAGCATGCAATCCCTAAGGAAACCAAAGAGAAGAT from Calderihabitans maritimus includes:
- a CDS encoding helix-turn-helix domain-containing protein — its product is MTQEQLNRFSVISSLIDGHITVREAALSLDLSERQVKRLKKGVMEEGPEFLIHKNTGRSPKHAIPKETKEK